From Pusillibacter faecalis, one genomic window encodes:
- the rplL gene encoding 50S ribosomal protein L7/L12, producing the protein MSEKVTAMIEEIKALTVLELSELVHALEEEFGVSAAAMAAPAAGAAAPAAEEKTEFDVVLTGFDAAAKIKVIKAVREITGQGLAEAKATVEGAPSTLKEGISKDDAEALKKQVEEAGGKVELK; encoded by the coding sequence ATGTCTGAGAAAGTTACCGCTATGATCGAAGAGATCAAGGCTCTGACCGTTCTGGAGCTCAGTGAGCTGGTACACGCCCTGGAGGAGGAGTTCGGTGTTTCTGCCGCCGCCATGGCCGCTCCCGCCGCAGGTGCCGCCGCTCCCGCTGCTGAGGAGAAGACCGAGTTTGACGTGGTTCTGACCGGCTTTGACGCCGCTGCCAAGATCAAGGTCATTAAGGCTGTCCGTGAGATCACCGGCCAGGGTCTGGCCGAAGCAAAGGCTACCGTTGAGGGTGCTCCTTCCACGCTGAAGGAGGGTATTTCCAAGGACGATGCCGAGGCTCTGAAGAAGCAGGTCGAAGAGGCCGGCGGCAAGGTGGAGCTGAAGTAA
- the rpmG gene encoding 50S ribosomal protein L33: MRVKVTLRCNECKQRNYNTMKNKKNTPDKLELNKYCPFCRKHTLHSETK, encoded by the coding sequence ATGCGCGTGAAAGTCACACTGAGATGCAACGAGTGCAAGCAGAGAAACTACAATACGATGAAGAACAAGAAGAACACTCCGGACAAGCTGGAACTTAACAAGTATTGCCCCTTCTGCAGAAAGCACACGCTCCACAGCGAAACCAAGTAA
- the nusG gene encoding transcription termination/antitermination protein NusG — protein MSDDAKWYVIHTYSGYENAVKTSIEKFVTGRGMEDMILRMEIPMETVTEVTDSGATKQVERKVFPGYVLVKMVMTDETWHLVRNVRGVTGFVGSANKPIPLTEEEVLAMGMEKHEIVVQYQVGDHVKIVDGPLASFTGVVEEIEPEKNRVSVMVSMFGRETPVDLELDQVEVLN, from the coding sequence ATGTCAGACGACGCAAAGTGGTATGTGATTCATACCTACTCCGGCTATGAAAACGCCGTAAAAACCAGCATTGAAAAGTTTGTTACCGGCCGCGGTATGGAGGATATGATTCTGCGAATGGAAATCCCTATGGAGACCGTGACAGAGGTAACAGACTCCGGTGCCACCAAGCAGGTGGAGCGCAAGGTTTTCCCGGGTTATGTACTGGTCAAAATGGTCATGACCGACGAGACCTGGCATCTGGTGCGGAACGTCCGCGGCGTCACAGGCTTTGTGGGCAGCGCCAACAAGCCGATTCCTCTGACAGAGGAAGAGGTGCTGGCCATGGGCATGGAGAAGCATGAGATTGTGGTGCAGTATCAGGTAGGCGACCACGTCAAGATTGTGGATGGCCCGCTGGCTAGCTTCACTGGCGTTGTGGAGGAGATTGAGCCGGAGAAAAACCGGGTCAGCGTCATGGTATCCATGTTCGGAAGAGAGACGCCCGTGGACCTGGAGTTGGACCAAGTAGAGGTCCTGAACTAA
- the secE gene encoding preprotein translocase subunit SecE has product MAEEKKRDRGLWFREMKSEMKKVVWPTRQTVLKNTGTVLLCSLLIGVCIWVFDFVASSAVEMILNVFNA; this is encoded by the coding sequence ATGGCAGAAGAGAAGAAGAGAGACCGCGGTCTCTGGTTCCGCGAGATGAAAAGCGAAATGAAAAAGGTCGTATGGCCGACCCGGCAGACCGTGCTGAAGAATACTGGCACTGTGTTGCTGTGCTCCCTGTTGATCGGCGTGTGCATCTGGGTCTTCGACTTTGTGGCGTCTTCCGCCGTTGAGATGATCCTGAACGTATTCAACGCCTAA
- a CDS encoding M15 family metallopeptidase, with protein MRWYLLLLLLVLTGCGVSEPMEDASILPVQAVPESEPAPMPEPEAADFVRVQEYLPDILVDLKYAGAENFTGQAVYDFTDAYLRYGTVQKLSSALDILMGQGYTLLIWDAFRPTQAQFRLWEICPDPVYVANPETGSSSHSRGNTVDLTLAALDGEPVEMPTDFDDFSPLADRDYSDVPASAAANAQLLEDVLTACGFQPYTGEWWHFSDLDNYPVEESWSPPK; from the coding sequence ATGAGATGGTATCTGCTTTTGCTTCTCCTGGTTCTCACCGGCTGCGGCGTCTCCGAGCCAATGGAAGATGCGTCTATCCTCCCTGTCCAGGCAGTCCCAGAGTCCGAACCCGCACCGATGCCGGAGCCCGAGGCGGCAGACTTCGTACGGGTGCAGGAATACCTGCCGGACATCCTGGTGGATTTGAAATACGCAGGGGCGGAAAATTTTACTGGACAGGCTGTCTATGACTTTACGGATGCCTATCTCCGCTATGGCACGGTACAAAAGCTCTCCTCTGCATTGGACATTCTCATGGGCCAGGGCTATACCCTGCTGATCTGGGACGCTTTTCGTCCCACACAGGCCCAGTTCCGCCTGTGGGAGATCTGTCCGGACCCGGTGTATGTTGCAAACCCGGAGACAGGTTCTTCCTCCCACAGCCGGGGAAACACAGTGGACCTGACTCTGGCGGCTCTGGATGGGGAGCCTGTGGAGATGCCTACGGACTTTGACGATTTCTCCCCCCTGGCGGACCGGGATTACAGCGATGTGCCGGCCTCCGCCGCCGCGAACGCCCAGCTGCTGGAGGACGTGCTGACAGCATGCGGTTTCCAGCCCTATACCGGCGAGTGGTGGCACTTTTCCGATCTAGATAATTATCCTGTGGAGGAAAGCTGGTCCCCTCCCAAGTGA
- the rplK gene encoding 50S ribosomal protein L11: MAQKITGYVKLQIPAGKATPAPPVGPALGQHGVNIAAFTKEFNERTKNDVGMIIPVVITVYADRSFTFITKTPPAAVLIKKECNIESGSGVPNKTKVATISKASIQKIAEIKMKDLNAASLESAMSMIAGTARSMGVVVGD; this comes from the coding sequence GTGGCACAGAAAATTACTGGTTATGTAAAATTGCAGATTCCCGCAGGCAAGGCAACCCCGGCGCCCCCTGTCGGTCCGGCCCTGGGCCAGCATGGTGTCAACATTGCCGCCTTTACCAAGGAATTTAATGAGCGCACCAAGAACGACGTGGGTATGATCATCCCCGTGGTCATTACGGTGTATGCTGACCGCTCCTTCACCTTCATCACCAAGACGCCCCCCGCGGCCGTCCTGATTAAGAAGGAGTGCAACATTGAGTCCGGCTCCGGTGTCCCCAACAAGACTAAGGTGGCAACCATCTCCAAGGCCTCCATTCAAAAGATTGCTGAGATCAAGATGAAGGACCTGAACGCCGCCAGCCTGGAATCCGCTATGAGCATGATCGCCGGCACTGCCCGTTCCATGGGCGTGGTCGTAGGCGACTGA
- the rplA gene encoding 50S ribosomal protein L1: MFRGKKYQESAKQIDKNMQYDPAEGLALICKTASAKFDETVELHVKLGVDSRHADQQVRGAIVLPHGTGKSVRVLVFAKGDKADAAREAGADYVGEMDLVEKIQKENWFDFDVVVASPDMMGLVGRLGKVLGPKGLMPSPKAGTVTPDVAKAVQEVKAGKIEYRLDKTNIIHCPIGKVSFGAEKLTENYNALIGAIVKAKPAAAKGQYIRSCVAASTMGPGVKFNTSKLV; the protein is encoded by the coding sequence TTGTTTAGAGGCAAGAAATATCAGGAAAGCGCCAAGCAGATTGATAAGAACATGCAGTATGATCCTGCGGAAGGCTTGGCTCTCATTTGCAAAACCGCCAGTGCCAAGTTTGACGAGACCGTTGAGCTTCATGTGAAGCTGGGCGTGGACTCCCGTCATGCTGACCAGCAGGTGCGTGGTGCCATCGTGCTGCCCCACGGCACCGGTAAGAGTGTGCGCGTGCTGGTGTTCGCCAAGGGCGACAAGGCTGACGCTGCCCGCGAGGCTGGTGCCGACTATGTGGGCGAGATGGACCTGGTGGAGAAGATTCAGAAGGAAAACTGGTTTGACTTTGACGTGGTGGTTGCCAGCCCAGACATGATGGGTTTGGTGGGCCGTCTCGGTAAGGTATTGGGCCCCAAGGGCTTGATGCCCTCTCCCAAGGCCGGCACCGTCACCCCCGACGTTGCCAAGGCCGTGCAGGAGGTTAAGGCCGGTAAGATCGAGTACCGCCTGGACAAGACCAACATCATCCACTGCCCCATTGGCAAGGTGTCCTTCGGCGCGGAGAAGCTGACGGAGAACTACAATGCTCTCATCGGCGCCATCGTCAAGGCCAAGCCCGCCGCTGCCAAGGGCCAGTATATCCGCAGCTGCGTCGCTGCTTCCACCATGGGCCCCGGTGTGAAGTTCAATACGTCCAAGCTGGTGTAA
- the rplJ gene encoding 50S ribosomal protein L10, with protein MPNAKVLSEKQAIVAQLTEKIQNATAGVLVDYKGITVEEDTALRRECRENDVDYAVVKNTLLRFAFNNAGLSELDGLLNGTTSLALCSDPVAPARVMANYAKKLNDKFEIKGGFMDGKPVDLATINSLASIPALPVLQAQVLGTMLAPITGLAVVLKQIAEKNGAPAEEAPAEEAAPTPAAE; from the coding sequence ATGCCTAACGCAAAGGTCTTATCTGAAAAGCAGGCCATCGTGGCCCAGCTGACCGAGAAGATCCAGAATGCCACCGCCGGCGTCCTCGTCGACTACAAGGGCATTACCGTGGAGGAGGACACTGCGCTGCGCCGTGAGTGCCGTGAGAACGACGTGGATTACGCCGTTGTCAAAAATACCCTGCTGCGCTTTGCCTTCAACAACGCCGGCCTGAGCGAGCTGGACGGCCTGCTCAACGGTACAACGTCTCTGGCGCTGTGCTCCGATCCTGTGGCTCCCGCCCGGGTCATGGCCAACTATGCCAAGAAGCTCAACGACAAGTTTGAGATCAAAGGCGGCTTCATGGACGGTAAGCCCGTGGACCTGGCCACCATCAACTCCCTGGCGTCCATCCCCGCGCTGCCCGTCCTGCAGGCGCAGGTCCTGGGCACTATGCTGGCTCCTATCACAGGACTTGCCGTGGTCCTCAAGCAGATCGCCGAGAAGAATGGCGCGCCTGCCGAAGAGGCTCCCGCCGAGGAGGCAGCTCCGACTCCCGCCGCCGAGTAA